In Piliocolobus tephrosceles isolate RC106 chromosome 6, ASM277652v3, whole genome shotgun sequence, the following are encoded in one genomic region:
- the LOC111524265 gene encoding uncharacterized protein LOC111524265 produces MKAGPFHPTPTWEGGRDPRSEVPGTAPAHPSLRLQDPGEQESLAPRGNPKAGPLPGASWHPMRAGEPGGGAARGRPGRGLGARAGGGRGESFTLVAGSCPSQPTRPSSRSRSRSRSGAVSTGPGDLEPSLSHTPTTNNPPRSPSGERRWSLTSAGGCRSCRGEGLELQLLGEPFLQGVVGVGGGGGAPERRGTSPPAASTLPQRREEGRGGWLQ; encoded by the exons GCAGGCCCTTTCCACCCAACACCCACCTGGGAGGGAGGGCGAGACCCAAGGTCAGAAGTCCCTGGAACAG CCCCTGCCCATCCCAGCCTCCGACTGCAGGATCCTGGAGAGCAGGAAAGCCTGGCTCCCCGTGGTAACCCTAAGGCAGGCCCTCTGCCTGGGGCGTCCTGGCACCCGATGCGGGCCGGAGAGCCCGGCGGGGGTGCGGCGAGGGGGCGGCCGGGCCGCGGGCTCGGagccagggctgggggtgggcgAGGGGAGTCCTTCACCCTTGTGGCGGGCTCCTGCCCAAGCCAGCCCACCCGGCCCAGCTCCCGCTCCCGCTCCCGCTCCCGCTCCGGAGCCGTGTCCACCGGGCCAGGTGATCTCGaaccttctctctctcacaccccAACAACAAACAACCCTCCGCGCTCTCCCTCTGGAGAAAGGAGGTGGAGCCTGACCTCAGCCGGAGGCTGCCGCAGCTGCCGGGGGGAGGGCTTGGAGCTCCAGCTCTTGGGGGAGCCTTTCCTCCAGGGAGTGGtaggggtggggggcggggggggggctcCAGAGCGCCGGGGAACCTCTCCCCCGGCAGCGTCGACCCTCCCCCAGCGAAGGGAGGAGGGGCGAGGGGGGTGGCTTCAGTGA